The Drosophila innubila isolate TH190305 chromosome 2R unlocalized genomic scaffold, UK_Dinn_1.0 1_C_2R, whole genome shotgun sequence DNA window ACACACCAATAAACTatgcacacatgcacatatgcacacatgtatgtgtgtgcctcCTCTATCCGAATAACAGCAGCGGgaacaaacatatgtacatagtcGGCGGCAGCAGTGCCGTTGATGGTGGTGGTAATGGAGCTGTTGGTGTTAGTGCGCGCGTGcctttgtatttgtatgtgtgtgtgtgagtgagcaTGGGCCATACgtttttgaactttttgtaTTCGTactcaaaatacatttcatctaattaaaatgccaacatTTCTGCCAAGTAGCTTCAACCGTTAGCTTCCACAGGctaccaaaaaaagaaaaaaaagagagcatCACTCTTCCACAGCACATTTAGTTAGACTCAATCTCAGTCTTGCTCTTTCGCTCACACACACTGGCTTCCGCCTACACATAGTTTATGCTCTACTTTTGTGTGTGCTCTCAACTGCagtaaacagcaacaacaacaacaataataataattgtccAATAAATGGCCCGCATGCTTATGCATAAAGGTCGCCGCAAGCTTGCGGGGGCAgcactctcgctctctctctgctctctCCTCTCTTAAGTCACTCTCTGATAATAACATTGTCTCAGGCATTCTTTCTATCGTTTGCCATATGCTCAACCAATTGCATTTATTGTAGCGCATTTGGGGCGGCAACACGAAAACATGTTTTTCACTCAAATTGCTGTGGCATCTTTATTGGCATGTTGCTGTTTGAACGAACATGTTGCAATAATTCacttaacatattttacaacaaattgtaattaattaattaattcattttttttttgtacattgcAGCAGGAGACACGCCAAGTTGATCAAACTGGATTTTGTTAAAGGACAAATATAGGCCggattttttggattttacaGTACAGTAAGTTGAACAACCTGTCGATAAAATGtttacatttgcataatttacatttcgttaaaaaaaactgactACGTCAAgacttttttgttgcttacACTTTTCATTCGTTTgcgtttagtttttttttttttataactctTTCTGCACAATCTGACAACCGTTAAacgaaacagcaacaacaataacaactacactttgcatttcaattaacatttttgtctTGTCACCTTACCAAAAATTTCTATATGCAAATTGTGCATAGAAATTGTTTAAGCTGAACTTTGTCTGTCTtctcgacgtcgacgtcagcgtcgcTGCAAGGCAGTGcatgcatatgcatataaacatttacatacatatgtatgtaagtatgtttGTGCTGTATTTTTTTCGTGTTTTCGTATTTTACCTGTGTCTTTTTGCTGCTTTGAAAGGTGCCAAGCCaccaatacaaaaaaaaattaagaagtgCGCATGCAGCGCAGAGCACGTTACAAATACCAGCACAAATGTACACacgtatacacacacacacagtacaCGCATACACTTGTCGATCGTTTTATGTAGTTGCCGGCTATCATCCGGTTTTTATAGCTCCCCCGATTCTCCGCTGTCGCACAGCACTTCATCAAGCCtagactctctctctctttttctctctctctttcgctcacACTTGGCGTGTTTCTTCTTTTGACACATTTTTATACACTGCGCTTGAAGTACAACAACATTGTCATGCAGTTTGTCACGCATAGGAATGTGgaatatacagttagtcaaaaaaaaaaccatgttaaaaaaaaaaaaaacactgaaatatgtgtatttttttttataattttttgtataattataccAATTAATTTGGAAAAGAGTTAGCTTATTTATAGAACCAGTTTTTAGTGAAAAATGTAACTAATTACGTTCCAAATACCAGAGATTTAATGCTAAACCACTTTAAAGTAATTTCACAATCTATCTAAGATTTTGATAGTTAGTTATGTAGGGTGTTTAAGACTTCGCTTTGCCCATAGATCGTTTGACTTTTTTACGTTCATTTTGTGGGTACATAAAGTCAATGGCGATAGTGGCAACGtcttttgttgtgttgttgttcttgtggcTGCTTTTGGCCAAAGATGAAGAAAATGTAGGCTAAAAAACTTGTTGGCCGCTGATTTAGAAAACCacaagatacacacacacacacatacacagatacacactcatacacatatgtacaacAGCCATACAGACGATCAGGAACAGCTTGGAGCAAGTGCATGGTTTTTAACGGTATTCGGCTGATGAAATACTGGCTAACCGTACAAAGAATGCTGCTACTCTCGATCTCTCCAAGATTGTGTGGCTTTTCCCCGTAACCTTTCACTGCTCTAAACCGGACTCTTTTTATAGTTTCTCTGCCATTTATATAATGtggatacaaatgtatctgtgtatatttgtttagTACGTTATAATGTACTTACAAACTATATCTTGGCCGATTGAGCAGCTCTTATCAGCCAAGTCGATAGCTATCAacgtttgcttttgctttgaaaATTTGCCAGCGTGGCCGTGTgctcaacacacacagacacacacatacagacatagACGAAAGCTGTCCACTTATCACCAAAGCTGAAAACATTCCTTCTCATGAAGTcaacatatgtgtatgtacatatatatatttctttctaTATATGTACCCACTTGTATATACTAGATAGTAGCTAATATTTTGGCATAGCCATTACGTGGCCATTTAACGTATTGTATCGCCTGTGTAGCCAGAGTTAAAACTAACATTTTGTTGACTTTATCAGCTGTGCGAGTCCACAATACGAGTAGCTCTCTGCTGTTATCATTATTAACGCGTCAGCGACATGCGGGTCGCTCTTCTTATCAAGACATAAGTCAATTTCTAATGCCTGTGTTTCAGTGTTACTCGTTTATCTAgggtttatttttgttgctgtgctACATTCACATTAAATAGATGAAGATTTGTGCTCAGACCACGTACAAATACTCACTCAaaagttttgttaaataacatttgtttaaagaaGAAATTTGTTTGTCATTTGAAACCGTTACAATTTTCTCTTTTCCTTATAAAAAATGCCTCgtaaacaatttgtatttgaactGAATATAAGCTTACTAGGTCAGGAATATGATTAGGatcgtaaatttttaatttgatcttGTTCACATTATAACAGAGCTTtagaaaagttattttttctgCTGCATTTACTTCAGTGTAATAAGTATCTTATAGATACTTGacattatttaagaaaaataactaGCAAAGAGAATCTTTTGATATATTTCTAcaaataagtatattataGATACTtgatatacatagatacattatttaacaaaaaaaaaaactattaagacAAAGGTAATcttttgaaattgctttagtaatattcataattttatttcaataaaatttaattaaaaaataataagtatcaaatttaagtttctccgaaagaaatttatagaataaagTCCaagaagaacattttaaatttgtagacATTCATAATATaggacaaacaaaaaaaaaaaagaattcaaacaccaaaatgaaattataaacaagTATTATTTTAAGGTATTTCAGAATGTATCTACAATTTTATAGATGTAAATACATGACTTAAATCAGAGATGAATTTAATAAGATAAAGTTTGTAAGCATTTCTAGAAACCCttcaacattttatataaaaaattgttttattccTATGTATAAAAGATATGACAATTTCTTAGTTTGTCTCAAAGCTTAAGTACTCtatttttagcttaatttaactaatttgtgatttaaaatttatatttgcagtGTTACTGTAACGACTTGGAACGAAAAAGgactcttctctttttttaagtaatgcaAGCAGCAGTGATGGAGGAATCTAACGGTAAGCCAGCATTAAGAAATCTTTTAATCAtaatcttaaataatataaatgggAATCTCTTGTGATAGCAACTAACATTGAGCAACAACCAAACGCCCTCAACAATGGCCAGGAGCTGGTGTCGTCCAACGAGCAGCCATCGTCGCCCACTCCGgtggccacgcccaccagtAGCTCCGGCACCGGCACTGGCAATGCCACGCCCGCATTTAGCTACGATGATCTATTCCCGGCCCTGCCGACTAATAACGCAAATGCGGCGCTGGGTGGCAACGCTGGACCGGCAATTGCACGTGTGACCAGCTCGCAGAAGACTCAGGTGAgtagcgagagagagagagagggagagagagagcaagttATTCTCCTGGCAGATTGATTGATTTAACACACATTTTATTGTAGGTTCTGCATGTGCCCATGGAGGAGCGCAAGTCCACGGAGTCGGAGAAGTTTGGTGAGGGCGAATCGAAGCGCATTTGCCAGCAGATCACGAAGGAGACGGGCGCTCAGATTGAGATTGTCAGTGGCAAGAATCAATCACTCACGTTTCTCATTAAGGGCAAGCAGAGCGAGTTGCTCGATGCGCGTCGCAAGATCCTCATGAGCTTCTCCACGCAGGCCAGCCGTCAGGTGAACATACCACGTGAGCATTATCGCGTCATTCTGGGCAAGCGTGGCGAACGATTGCGTGAACTGGAGCGTCTCACCTCGACCCGCATCAATATACCGCATCAGAACGATGAGAGCGATGTGATCACCATTGCTGGCACCAAGGAGGGCATTGAGCGTGCCGAGCAGGAGATTCGTCAATTGTCCGCCGAGCAGTACAAGAAGTCATCGGATCGCACGGCAGTGCCCAAGATCTATCATCCGTTCATTGTGGGTCCCTATGGGGAGAATCTGAATAAGCTGCAGGAGGAGACGGGCGCCAAGATCAATGTGCCGCCGCAACAGGTGCAAAAGGATGAGATCATCATCTCTGGCGAAAAGGATGCCGTGGCCGCAGCCAAGGCAAAGGTTGAGGCCATCTACAAGGACATGGAGAAGAAATGCTCCACTGTGAGCGTTGAGGTGGCCAAGCCACAGCATCGCTACGTCATCGGCCCCAAGGGCTCCACCATTGCTGAGATCCTGCAGCTCACCGGTGTCTCCGTTGAGATGCCACCCAATGATTCCACCTCCGAGACAATAACGCTGCGTGGTCCACAGGTAGCCCTGGGCAATGCCCTAACCGTTGTCTACCAGAAGGCCAATTCGGTTAAATCGGTGGAGATCAATGCGCCGCATTGGATACACAAGTATGTGATCGGTCGCAAGGGTGCCAACATGAAGCAGCTCGAGGAGGATTGCCCCAATGTGAATGTCAACTGTTTGGAGAACAAGATAAAGCTGGAGGGTGATCCCGAGAATGTCGACCGGGCTGTCTCCTATTTGAATGATATCATTCGCAACTATGAGGAGAATTTCACATACGAGGTGATGACTGTGAATCCATCGTATTACAAGCATATTATTGGCAAGGCGGGCGCCAATGTGAATCGCCTCAAGGATGAGCTGAAGGTGAATATCAACATTGAGGAGCGTGAGGGACAGAACAACATACGCATTGAGGGACCCAAGGAGGGAGTACGTCAGGCGCAGCTTGAGTTACAAGAGAAAATCGATAAActggaaaatgaaaagtcaaagGATGTGATCATTGATCGTCGCCTGCATCGTTCCATCATTGGTGCCAAGGGCGAGAAGATACGTGAGGTGAAGGATCGTTATCGTCAGGTGACAATCACGATACCCACGCCCCAGGAGAACACCGACATTGTTAAGCTGCGCGGCCCCAAGGAGGATGTCGACAAGTGCCATAAGGACCTACTTAAGCTTGTCAAGGAAATCCAGGAGTCATCGCACATCATCGAAGTGCCAATATTCAAGCAATTCCACAAGTTTGTCATCGGCAAAGGCGGTGCGAACATTAAAAAGATACGCGACGAGACCCAAACGAAAATCGATCTTCCCGCCGAGGGCGATACCAACGAGGTGATTGTCATCACCGGCAAAAAGGAGAACGTCCTGGAGGCCAAGGAGCGCATCCAAAAGATTCAGAATGAACTCTCCGACATTGTCACCGAAGAGGTGCAAATTTCACCAAAATACTACAACTCCATCATTGGCACCGGCGGCAAACTCATCTCATCCATCATGGAGGAGTGCGGCGGCGTCACCATCAAGTTCCCCAACAGCGATTCCAAGAGCGATAAGGTAAAGCAATCTAAAACATAAATCTAAATGACGTATGCTAACAATATCTCTCGTATCTGTGCCAGGTCACCATTCGTGGTCCCAAGGATGATGTGGAGAAGGCCAAGGCTCAGTTGCTGGAGCTGGCCAATGAGCGGCAGCAGGCCTCGTTCAGCGTTGAGGTGCGCGCCAAGCAGCAGCATCACAAATTCCTCATTGGCAAGAATGGTGCCTCGATCCGGAAGATTCGGGATGCGACGGGCGCACGCATCATCTTCCCCTCGAACGAGGATAGCGACAAGGAGGCCATCATTATCATTGGCAAGGAGGAGAGCGTGAACAAGGCCAAAGAGCAGCTGGAGGCAATCATCAAGGAGTGTGACGAGGTCACCGAGGGTGAAGTCACCGTTGATCCCAAGCACCACAAGCACTTTGTGGCCAAGCGTGGCACCATTTTGCATCGCATCTCGGAGGAGTGCGGCGGCGTGATGATTTCCTTCCCGCGTCCCGGCACCAACTCCGACAAGGTGACCATCAAGGGCGCCAAGGAGTGCATCGAGGCGGCCAAGCAGCGTATTGAGGAAACTGTTGCCGATCTGGAGGCACAGACAACCATTGAGGTGATCATACCACAGCGGCAGCATCGCACCATTATGGGTGCACGCGGTTTCAAGGTGCAGCAGGTGACCTCCGAGTTTGATGTGCAAATCAAATTCCCTGATCGTGATGCCACCGAACCCGTCGAGGGACTCACCAATGGTGTCAACGGTGATGGTGACGCTGGCGTTGAAGGCGGCGATGCTGAGCCCACCGCGGAGCCAGTGCGTCAATGTGATGTCATTCGCATCACTGGACGCATTGAGAAGTGCAATGCGGCTAAGCAAGCGCTGATCGACCTAATCCCCATCGAGGAAGAGCTGAATGTTCCTTTCGATCTGCATCGCACCATCATTGGTCCACGTGGCGCCAATGTGCGTCAGTTCATGTCCACGCACGATGTGCACGTCGAGCTGCCGCCCAGCGACCTCAAGTCGGACATCATTAAGGTCTCGGGCACAGCGGCACGTGTTGCCGAAGCCAAGGAGGCGCTGGAGAAGATGATTGAGGACTATGAGGCAGATCGTGCTGATCGTGAGCTGCGCTCATTTGTACTCCAGATTGAGGTCGATCCAGAGTATCACTCCAAGCTCATTGGTCGCCAGGGCGCTGTCATTAACAAGCTGCGTGCCGACTACGATGTGAACATCTCGTTGCCCAAACGCGATGATCCCAATCAGCGCATCATTTCCATTACCGGCTACCAAGCCAAGGCGGAGACTGCACGCGATGCCATTTTGGAGATCGTGGGTGAATTGCAGACACTGCATCGCGAAGTCATCGAGATTGACACGCGCATCCACTCGCACATCATTGGACATCGTGGACGCACAATTCGCAAGATTCTTGACGATTATAAGGTGAGAAATCAGTTGGATCTCTTCATAGTTGACATTGTTTAATAAGTTTACTTTGATGTTGCATAGGTGGACATCAAGTTCCCATCTGCGGAAGAAGCTCAAAACAATGCCAATGCTGTGACTATCATTGGCAAGGAGGAGGATGTGGAGAATGCCAAGGAAATGCTATTGAGCATGGCCGAGGATTATGAACGCGATTATTTGGAGAATTTGCCGCCATCGCCGCAGCCACAAACGGTTGGCGCTTTTCTCACCGCCAGCTCCGGCTCTGGTGgtagtggtggtggtggtggtagtGGTGGTAACAACACCAACGAGAATGGTTTCATCATCAAGGATGCACCGTGGGAGAAGAAGCAACAGGCTAAGAATCTAACTGCGCCCAATACTCAATCGCAAGAAGATTTCCCAATGTTTGCTGCTGGCGGTGGTCCAGTTGCTGCCACGCCAATCACCTCCGTGTGGGGACCGAAGAACTAAACGCAATTAGTCCAATCAGCAGCAACGTAATGCGACGGGGATTCGGGAATCGGAACGGGCGAATGGGCGGGCGGACGGGCAttgaacagcag harbors:
- the LOC117785634 gene encoding vigilin, which encodes MQAAVMEESNATNIEQQPNALNNGQELVSSNEQPSSPTPVATPTSSSGTGTGNATPAFSYDDLFPALPTNNANAALGGNAGPAIARVTSSQKTQVLHVPMEERKSTESEKFGEGESKRICQQITKETGAQIEIVSGKNQSLTFLIKGKQSELLDARRKILMSFSTQASRQVNIPREHYRVILGKRGERLRELERLTSTRINIPHQNDESDVITIAGTKEGIERAEQEIRQLSAEQYKKSSDRTAVPKIYHPFIVGPYGENLNKLQEETGAKINVPPQQVQKDEIIISGEKDAVAAAKAKVEAIYKDMEKKCSTVSVEVAKPQHRYVIGPKGSTIAEILQLTGVSVEMPPNDSTSETITLRGPQVALGNALTVVYQKANSVKSVEINAPHWIHKYVIGRKGANMKQLEEDCPNVNVNCLENKIKLEGDPENVDRAVSYLNDIIRNYEENFTYEVMTVNPSYYKHIIGKAGANVNRLKDELKVNINIEEREGQNNIRIEGPKEGVRQAQLELQEKIDKLENEKSKDVIIDRRLHRSIIGAKGEKIREVKDRYRQVTITIPTPQENTDIVKLRGPKEDVDKCHKDLLKLVKEIQESSHIIEVPIFKQFHKFVIGKGGANIKKIRDETQTKIDLPAEGDTNEVIVITGKKENVLEAKERIQKIQNELSDIVTEEVQISPKYYNSIIGTGGKLISSIMEECGGVTIKFPNSDSKSDKVTIRGPKDDVEKAKAQLLELANERQQASFSVEVRAKQQHHKFLIGKNGASIRKIRDATGARIIFPSNEDSDKEAIIIIGKEESVNKAKEQLEAIIKECDEVTEGEVTVDPKHHKHFVAKRGTILHRISEECGGVMISFPRPGTNSDKVTIKGAKECIEAAKQRIEETVADLEAQTTIEVIIPQRQHRTIMGARGFKVQQVTSEFDVQIKFPDRDATEPVEGLTNGVNGDGDAGVEGGDAEPTAEPVRQCDVIRITGRIEKCNAAKQALIDLIPIEEELNVPFDLHRTIIGPRGANVRQFMSTHDVHVELPPSDLKSDIIKVSGTAARVAEAKEALEKMIEDYEADRADRELRSFVLQIEVDPEYHSKLIGRQGAVINKLRADYDVNISLPKRDDPNQRIISITGYQAKAETARDAILEIVGELQTLHREVIEIDTRIHSHIIGHRGRTIRKILDDYKVDIKFPSAEEAQNNANAVTIIGKEEDVENAKEMLLSMAEDYERDYLENLPPSPQPQTVGAFLTASSGSGGSGGGGGSGGNNTNENGFIIKDAPWEKKQQAKNLTAPNTQSQEDFPMFAAGGGPVAATPITSVWGPKN